The following are encoded together in the Streptomyces sp. NBC_00102 genome:
- a CDS encoding ATP-dependent endonuclease: MYLDSYSARGFRSLAHVEDIPVSRPTVLAGRNDGGKSAVLTALAFLLGEHRLSDEDRTYVQGEGDSKGRRCAETWVEGRFRLDAEEQDRSGLGEHVRIRRRSPLGEAAACLEYFGSRPADPKLRDLNQLLKPALATLVAEYGLSPAGALKESLLAELTAHARTVPQEQGWQPLPKMLEERLPRLLSFGGKHQSPDAAVHTALNSSYKTHLEDETLQGRVREIEQEINQRLEKEADSLCRHIRQHCGEYVEVNVKPMVSFSGGFKGAPLHVSRADGEPVDLTRAGQGSTRRIALAVWEWTSNILENAELAATGEPAATQPTQTIVVYDEPDTHLDYRHQRTVMDIVRKQCALPHVNVMVATHSMNLIDGVDIADVVHLSLGPGGRTVVERLKDDQHDGIDFHLSQIAASLGLRNSVLLHERCFLAVEGDTEQKSFPLLFRLAQNMSLQAAGIALWGCENNEGALHLASYLIKHQRTVMLMVDADSRTNKLFKEERLRRAGLDLENQVSYVGEAEGHNELEELFSNEQWTTAANALWPKPAPLTWHPDDFKAHRDGKKFSAGILDMIKKEAEDNSPNGKPAMVYGLATTLTVPGDVPRQLREIFTRLQELTH, encoded by the coding sequence GTGTATCTCGACAGCTACTCCGCGCGCGGGTTCCGCTCCTTGGCTCACGTCGAGGACATTCCTGTCAGTCGGCCCACTGTTCTGGCCGGCCGTAACGACGGAGGCAAGAGCGCGGTGCTCACCGCACTGGCCTTCCTCCTCGGCGAGCACCGCCTGAGCGACGAGGACCGCACCTATGTGCAGGGCGAAGGGGACTCCAAAGGCCGGCGGTGCGCCGAAACCTGGGTAGAGGGCCGCTTCCGGCTGGATGCCGAAGAGCAGGACCGCAGCGGCCTGGGCGAGCACGTGCGCATCCGCCGGCGTTCGCCTCTGGGGGAGGCGGCGGCCTGTCTGGAGTACTTCGGCAGCCGGCCTGCCGACCCGAAACTGCGCGACCTCAACCAGCTCCTCAAGCCAGCCCTCGCGACCCTCGTCGCTGAGTACGGCCTGTCCCCGGCAGGAGCCCTCAAGGAATCCCTGCTGGCAGAACTCACGGCACACGCCAGGACCGTTCCCCAGGAACAGGGTTGGCAGCCGCTTCCCAAGATGCTCGAAGAGCGACTCCCGCGGCTCTTGTCGTTCGGAGGCAAACACCAAAGCCCCGACGCCGCCGTGCACACCGCTTTGAACAGCAGCTACAAGACTCACCTGGAAGACGAGACCCTCCAGGGCCGTGTCCGCGAGATCGAGCAAGAGATCAACCAGCGGCTGGAGAAGGAAGCCGACTCCCTGTGCCGTCACATCCGCCAGCACTGCGGCGAGTACGTCGAGGTCAACGTCAAGCCCATGGTCTCCTTCAGTGGAGGATTCAAAGGCGCCCCCCTGCACGTCTCCAGAGCCGACGGTGAACCGGTCGACCTGACGCGCGCTGGCCAGGGAAGCACCCGCCGCATCGCCCTGGCTGTTTGGGAATGGACCAGCAACATTCTGGAGAACGCCGAACTGGCCGCAACAGGAGAACCCGCAGCCACCCAGCCCACGCAGACCATCGTCGTCTACGACGAGCCTGACACCCACCTCGACTACCGCCACCAGCGCACGGTCATGGACATCGTCCGCAAGCAGTGCGCCCTGCCGCACGTGAACGTCATGGTCGCCACCCACTCGATGAACCTCATCGACGGCGTTGACATCGCCGACGTGGTCCACCTCAGCCTCGGACCGGGCGGCCGCACCGTCGTTGAACGCCTCAAAGACGACCAGCACGACGGGATCGACTTCCACCTCAGCCAGATCGCAGCATCACTGGGCCTGCGCAACTCTGTCTTGCTCCACGAACGCTGCTTCCTCGCCGTCGAAGGCGACACCGAGCAAAAAAGCTTCCCTCTGCTGTTCCGCCTGGCCCAGAACATGTCACTCCAGGCCGCGGGCATTGCCCTGTGGGGCTGTGAGAACAACGAGGGCGCCCTCCACCTGGCCAGCTACCTCATCAAGCACCAGCGCACCGTCATGCTGATGGTCGACGCCGACAGCCGCACCAACAAACTCTTCAAAGAAGAACGACTCCGACGAGCCGGTCTCGACCTCGAAAACCAGGTGTCCTACGTCGGCGAAGCCGAGGGCCACAACGAACTCGAGGAACTCTTCAGCAACGAACAGTGGACCACTGCCGCCAACGCCCTATGGCCCAAGCCGGCCCCCCTGACCTGGCACCCGGACGACTTCAAGGCACACCGCGACGGCAAGAAATTTAGCGCCGGCATCCTCGACATGATCAAAAAAGAAGCCGAAGACAACAGCCCCAACGGCAAACCCGCCATGGTCTATGGGCTTGCCACCACCCTCACTGTCCCCGGGGACGTGCCCCGCCAGCTGCGGGAAATCTTCACCCGCCTACAAGAACTCACTCACTGA
- a CDS encoding exonuclease SbcCD subunit D produces the protein MRFLHTSDWHLGRRFHSEDLVPAQRVFLDYLVDTARTENVDAVLVAGDIYDRAIPSLDAVRLFNHALHQLADLNVPIIMISGNHDSAHRLGVASGLLARTGIHLRTDPATCHTPVILEDTHGPVTVYGTPYLEPSMARAPLEAEAASHRAVLTAALDRIRTDLATHQPANTRCVVLAHAFVTPGTGQPEERDKTKESTSERDITVGGIAHVGADLFHGIDYVALGHLHGAHHITDRIHYSGSPLAYSFSEARHTKTITLVDLTPGEAPTLTLRPCPVPRRLERVTGFIDDLLTNPAHEPLTDAWLEVTLTDTALPFEAMARLRRRFPHTAELKHRPAHIPAQATNTTYSERIRGRSDLDITTDFIHSMRGTDPTPDEHALLQQAVEASRMNEQQKETV, from the coding sequence ATGAGGTTCCTCCACACATCCGACTGGCACCTGGGCCGACGATTCCATTCAGAAGACCTGGTACCCGCGCAGCGCGTTTTCCTCGACTATTTGGTCGACACCGCACGCACCGAGAACGTCGACGCCGTCCTGGTAGCCGGAGACATCTACGACCGGGCCATCCCCAGCCTCGACGCTGTACGCCTGTTCAATCACGCTCTGCACCAGCTCGCGGACCTGAACGTACCGATCATCATGATCAGCGGAAACCACGACTCCGCCCATCGCCTCGGCGTCGCCTCCGGCCTCCTGGCCCGCACCGGAATCCACCTGCGCACCGACCCCGCCACCTGCCACACCCCTGTCATTCTCGAAGACACCCACGGCCCCGTCACCGTCTACGGCACCCCCTACCTCGAGCCCTCGATGGCCCGCGCCCCGCTGGAAGCAGAAGCCGCCTCCCACCGCGCCGTACTGACCGCAGCCCTGGACCGCATCCGCACCGACCTCGCCACCCACCAGCCCGCCAACACCCGCTGTGTGGTCCTCGCCCACGCCTTCGTCACCCCCGGCACCGGACAGCCCGAAGAACGCGACAAAACCAAGGAGTCCACCAGCGAACGCGACATCACCGTCGGCGGCATCGCCCACGTAGGCGCCGACCTCTTCCACGGCATCGACTACGTCGCCCTCGGCCACCTCCACGGCGCCCACCACATCACCGACCGCATCCACTACAGCGGCTCCCCCCTGGCCTACTCCTTCTCCGAAGCCCGCCACACCAAAACGATCACGCTCGTCGACCTCACCCCTGGGGAAGCCCCCACCCTCACCCTCCGGCCCTGCCCCGTCCCACGCCGCCTGGAACGTGTCACCGGCTTCATCGACGACCTCCTGACCAACCCCGCCCACGAGCCGTTGACGGACGCCTGGCTCGAGGTCACCCTCACCGACACCGCCCTGCCCTTCGAAGCCATGGCCCGCCTGCGCCGCCGCTTCCCTCACACTGCCGAACTCAAGCACCGCCCCGCACACATCCCCGCACAGGCCACAAACACCACCTACAGCGAACGTATCCGCGGCCGCAGCGACCTCGACATCACCACCGACTTCATCCACAGCATGCGCGGCACCGACCCCACCCCGGACGAACACGCCCTGCTCCAGCAAGCCGTCGAAGCCTCCCGCATGAACGAACAGCAGAAGGAAACCGTCTGA